Proteins co-encoded in one Halorussus salinus genomic window:
- a CDS encoding VOC family protein, producing the protein MSDSETPPLTDINHVTNICTDMDRTKEFYEEVLGFHTVKMTENYDDPGTKHYYFSPTPAGEPGTVVTYFEYPDSRGNPGPGASHHFALGVADGETLREWRDYLRSQDVRVSPVQDRTYFESIYLADPDGLTIEICTEGPGFGVDEETPGTEFVAAPEKR; encoded by the coding sequence ATGAGCGACTCGGAGACGCCGCCACTCACCGACATCAACCACGTCACGAACATCTGCACCGACATGGACCGCACCAAGGAGTTCTACGAGGAGGTCCTCGGATTCCACACGGTCAAGATGACCGAGAACTACGACGACCCCGGCACGAAGCACTACTACTTCTCGCCGACCCCGGCGGGCGAACCCGGCACCGTCGTCACCTACTTCGAGTACCCCGATTCGCGGGGCAACCCCGGTCCGGGTGCCTCCCACCACTTCGCGCTGGGCGTCGCGGACGGCGAGACCCTGCGCGAGTGGCGCGACTACCTCCGGTCGCAGGACGTTCGCGTCTCGCCGGTGCAGGACCGCACCTACTTCGAGAGCATCTATCTGGCCGACCCCGACGGTCTAACCATCGAAATCTGCACCGAGGGACCGGGCTTCGGCGTGGACGAGGAGACGCCGGGAACCGAGTTCGTCGCGGCACCGGAGAAGCGATGA
- a CDS encoding BKACE family enzyme → MTYDDYLDGDPVVVTAALTGGVHGKEANPNLPETPTEIGRAAAECEEAGAAVVHLHARRPSGERSFDRERFQAVTDEVRSRTNLVVQHSTGGTGAPLDARRQALRTDPPPEMASLDMGPLNRYRHLTSENTRGTIDALYDEMAERGIKPEMEVFNDGHLNEVRALLERRDLAEPVYATLIFGGGTTAPPSPRNLLTAADHLPDGALFNTLGFGRHQLPLTTMGILLGGHVRVGLEDNVYYDRGELAESNARLVARTADLAETLGREPATPDEAREILGL, encoded by the coding sequence ATGACCTACGACGACTACCTCGACGGCGACCCCGTCGTCGTCACCGCGGCGCTGACCGGCGGCGTCCACGGCAAGGAGGCCAACCCGAACCTGCCCGAGACGCCCACGGAAATCGGCCGAGCGGCCGCAGAGTGCGAGGAGGCCGGTGCGGCCGTGGTCCACCTCCACGCGCGCCGACCGAGCGGCGAACGCTCCTTCGACCGCGAGCGGTTTCAGGCCGTCACCGACGAAGTGCGCTCGCGGACGAATCTCGTCGTCCAGCACTCGACCGGCGGGACCGGCGCGCCGCTCGACGCGCGTCGGCAGGCCCTCCGGACCGACCCGCCGCCGGAGATGGCCAGCCTCGACATGGGACCGCTGAACCGCTATCGGCACCTGACCAGCGAGAACACCCGCGGGACCATCGACGCGCTCTACGACGAGATGGCCGAGCGGGGAATCAAGCCCGAGATGGAGGTGTTCAACGACGGCCACCTGAACGAGGTCCGCGCGCTACTGGAACGCCGGGACCTCGCCGAGCCGGTGTACGCGACGCTCATCTTCGGCGGCGGGACGACCGCGCCGCCCTCGCCGCGCAATCTGCTCACCGCCGCGGACCACTTACCCGACGGCGCGCTGTTCAACACCCTCGGGTTCGGTCGTCACCAGCTTCCCCTCACGACGATGGGCATCCTGCTCGGCGGGCACGTCCGCGTCGGACTGGAGGACAACGTCTACTACGACCGCGGAGAACTCGCCGAGAGCAACGCCCGACTGGTCGCCCGGACCGCCGACCTCGCCGAGACGCTGGGCCGCGAGCCAGCGACCCCCGACGAGGCCCGCGAGATTCTGGGGCTGTGA